The DNA region CGCGGCGGCCGAGACGCTCTGGCCATTGGGGCTGGTCATCGGCCTGGCGTTGAGGGCGCAAAAATCGCGCGGCGATGACGGGCGTGACCGTCATGGCGGCAATGTAGCTAATGCTCAGCGCCGTCATGATGGTGACCGGAATGGCGCGCGTGAAATCTCCGGTGCCGCCTTTGGAGAGCAGCATGGGGACAAAGGCGGCCAGTGTGGTGCCGGTCGCGGCGCCCAGCGGGCCGACCAGTTCGCGCACCGCATCGGCCGCAGCCTGGCGGCGGGAATGCCCTTGGTTCAAGCGCCACTGAATGTTCTCGACGACCACAATGGCGTTATCAATGAGGATGCCCAGCGCGACGATGAGTCCGATCACGGCCATCTGATGCAAGACCTGCCCGGCCATGGCGTAGATGGCGATGGTCACAGCCGTTACCAACGGCAAAATCACGGCCACCACGATGCTTAGGCGCAGGCCCATGAAGCTGAGGAGCACGCCCAGAATGATGAGCATGGCGATACCCAGGCTGCCGCTGAGGTTTTGCAGGCGCTCAGCCACGCGGTCGGGCTGAAAGAACACTTCCTCGATCTGGATGGGGGCGAAGCGAGGGTCCTCATCGCGCATCCAGCCCCGAATATCATCCACCAGTGACCGCAGCTGGGCTCCAAAGGCCACCTGATTGGTGGCATCGGGCACAGTGACAATGTCGATGCCCACGGCTCGCTCCCCATTGACGTAGAAGCGCGTCAGCGCGGGTTCTTCCGGCCCCCGCCACACCCTGGCGATGCTGCCCAGCGGAACCGTATCCCCGGCAGGCAGACGCACGGGGGTGTTGCGAATTTCGTCCACGCTGCGAAATTCGCTTTCGGGTCGCAAGATCAAGGTGGTGTCGTCCACGCGCAGCGTGCCGCCGGGAATGATTTGATTGCGGCTATTGAGTTGGTTGACCAGTGCTCCGGGCGATAGCCCCACGCGCCAAGCGGTGGTTTCGTCAATGGCAATGCTGATTTGCTCTCCGGGGTCGCCGACCAGCTCCAGACGCTGGATGTTGGGCAGGCTCAGCAAACGGTTCTTGACGAACTCCGCCGCATCGGCCAGCAGCACAGGATCGTCCACCCCGCTGAGCGCCAGCACCACCGTAGAGGTGGAGATCAACTCGTCATCCAGTTCTGGCGTGCCGGCTTCCGGGGGAAACTTCACGCTCGCTCGCTGCATGGCCTGACGCACCTTCTCCCACGCGCTTTGGGTGTCGTAGATGGCGTCCCGCAGTTCCACCGTGATCAGGCCCACGTTGGTGCGGGTGGTAGAGCGGATGGTGCTGACCGATTCCACCTGTTTGATCTCTTCTTCCAGGTGACGCACCACCAGTCTTTCGATGCGCTCCGGGTCGGCACCGGGGAAGGGGATGGTGATGAGCCCCGCGCGTTGCGGGAAAAAGGGATCTTCCTGGCGGTTCATGGTGCTGAAAGCCAGTAGTCCGCTCAGGGCCAGCAGCAGGGCAATGGTGAGGATCAGGCGTTGCTGGCCCAGCACCAACTCAGCCACCCGGGTCATGGCTTGGCCTCCGCACCCAGCAGGCTGACACGCTGCCCATCAATTAGGCGGGCCAGGCCGGCCACCACGACCTGGTCTTGGATGTTCAGGTCGCCGCTGACGACGATGCGCTCGCCAATGAGGTCGCCCAGCTCCACGGCGACGCGCCGCACCTTGTTTCCCTCCAGCGCAAAGACGGATGGCTGGCCGCTCCCGGGGTCGACCACCGCGCGTAAGGGCACCGTCATCTCCCCTCGCGTGGCGCTGGGAACCTCGACTTCGGCGCTGATGCCCGCGCGCAAGCCCTCGGCTGCAAAACTCAATACCAGAGGAAACAGCCGGCCGGGCCCCGGCGCGGCATTGGCCACTTCAATCACCTGGGCCTCGCGTGCAGCATTCAGCATGGGAAACCGCACGGTCATGGTTTCGCCCACGCGGCGTTGCAGCGCCAGTGCTTCGGGCAGGGTGATTTCCACCTCCAGCAAGGGGGTATCACCCGAGATGGAGAGGATCGGCTGGCCAGGGTTCACGAATTCGCCTTCCTTGGCCAGGGTCTGGCTGACGGTGCCGGAGTAGGTTGCGCGAATTTGCGTTTCCGCCAGTAATTGCTCGGCTTCGGCGAGTTGGGCTTGGGCTGCCGTTTCGGCGGCGCGCAGGGTTTGCAGCCCGGCCCGTGTTTTCTCCAGCTCTTCTTCGGTGGCGGCCTGTTGCTGACGCAGATTGCTCACGCGCTGCAGGTCGCGTTCGGCCTGCGCGCGGTCGGCCCGAATCTGTTCCAGCCGATTACGCGCGGCATCCCGTGCAGGGGCCAGTCGCGGATTGCGCAGCTCGGCCAGCACCGTGCCGGCTTCGAAGACGGTGCCAATGGCGACGCGCTGACTGAGCTGGCCAGAAACCTGAAAGGCCAGCACACCGCGATTGCCCGAGCGGGCGGTGCTGGCGAAGCGCAATGTGGTGTTTCCCGGCGCGGCCTCTACTGCGCTAATACGGACCCGCTCTGCGCTGGGCGCGGAGGTGTCTGTAGGGGGCTCTTCGTTGCCGCAGGCCGACAGCGCAGCGGTAAGGGTCAAGGCGGAAAGCAAGCGAGACAGCATGGCAATACTCGTCGGGGGAAGCTGTGCGCACCATACACCTCAGTGTAAGCACTGTAAACAAATACGTAAGCGATGCATGCAAATTTGCTAGGATGGCGCCATGACTAGCGTTGACACAGACCCAGATTCCACCCGCGAGCGCTGCCTGGAGCAGGCCTTCGCCTTACTCCGTGATGGTGGCGGGGAAGCGGTGAGCCTGCGGGCTGTGGCGCGCGGGGCCAAACTCTCGGCCACTGCGCCTTATCGCCATTTCCCCAGCAAAGAGGCCATGTTGGCGGTGCTGGCGGCGCGTGGCTTTGGTCTGTTTGAAGAGCAGCTGCGTGCCGCCGTGCCGCAGGGGATTCATCTGATGACCATGGCCAGTTTTGTGGATATGGGCGTGGCCTATGTGCGCTTCTCGCAAGAGCAGCCGGAGTATTACCGGCTGATGTTTGGCGGGTTGGTCCCCGATCACACTCAGCATCCTGAACTGGACCAAGCCGGTGCCTCGGCCTTCTCGGTACTGCTGCAGGCCATTGAAGTGCTTCAGCGCATGGAGCAGATTCGCCCCGGTAATCCTCGCCAACTGGCCGCCCATGTCTGGTCGGTCTGCCATGGCTTCAGTTCCCTGCTAATGGCGCGCAAGTTCTCGCGCGTGGAGGGTTTTGGCGACTGGGAACAGGAGTTTCGGGCGCATCAGGGCTTGCTCATGCAGGGCCTGGCTCCGTGCCGAGGCGCTGAATAAATCGCTGCGCTCGCAATCTGACCTGCCGGCGGTGCGCGCCATCCTCACATATGGCCGATATGCTGCGGTGGCTGTGCTCCGGCGGCAGGTCACCTTGCTTCGCTCGCGGATTTCTTCAGCGCCTCTGGACCTCGGTGCCAAGGTCGCTGCGCTCGTCATCTTTCGCAGCGCCATTGGGCGCCATGCTCAGATATAGCCCTATATGCTGCGGCGGCTGCCGCCAGGGGCGATGGTTGCATCGATGGGTACTGCGTAATACGGTAGTGGTATCGAATAAGCGGACATCACAGATGGAAGCGACAACCTTGTCGTCGAAATATCAGTTGGTCATTCCAAGAGCGATCCGGGAGCGGATGAATCTGCGTCCTGGGCAGAAATTTCAGGCGGTACAGATAGGCAACCGAATCGAGTTGCTGCCTTTGGAGGCGCCCCAATCCGCTCGGGGCTTCCTGAAGGGCATCCAAACAAACGTACCGCGTGAGCAGGATCGTGCCTGACAGGCATGTGGTCGATTCTTCGGCCTGGCTCGAATACCTCGCCGACGGGCCAAACGCGGACTACTTTGCGCCCGCTATAGAAGCCACCGAGCAACTCGTGGTTCCCGTGGTGAGCATCTACGAGGTCTATAAACGGGTGCATCTGCAGCGTGACGAAAGTGATGCTCTGAGGGCTGTTGCCCTCATGCAGCAAGGCGAGGTGGTGGAGCTCGACCTCACATTGAGTCTGGACGCAGCCACCTTATCCATGACACACCGAATGCCTATGGCTGACAGCATGATTTTGGCCACGGCAAGGCGGTACCAAGCGGTGCTTTGGACGCAAGACAGTGACTTCAAGGACATTGAAGGCGTGCGCTACAGGCCCGCTATGAAGGTGAAGGGGGAGTGACGGCCTTCGGGAGACCCGTAAAAACCGCTGTGCTCTGACGTGATCAGCCGGGTGTGGTGCCGCTACTGGCGCAAGGGGCAGCACACTTTTTATGACGGCACTTCACGGATATGCTGCGGACTCAGGGTGCGGCACTAGGTCGTGTCGTAGGTAGCATCCATGGATCGAGCGAATTCGTCCTCTGCGTGTCGCTGTTACTCTATAACGGCAGCTGCTCGCTCACTCGCGCAGGGACAAATACTGATGAGGACACAGATGAAGAAGATCACACCTATCTCCTGGGCCTGGTTGGCGCCCATGACTCTGGCCTTGGCCCTGGGTTGCTCGGAGCGCGAGGAGCCCCAGGCAAGCGTCGAGCCCGCCACGGACGAAGTCCCTGCGGCTGATGCCAAGGAGGTCAGCGTAGATCCCCGTTGGACCTGGGATCTGACTGAGCTGTATCCCGACCTCGAGACCTGGGACCGGGCCCGCGCTGCGGTGCTGGAGCAAGCCGAGGCGGTGGCCAAACTCGAAGGCAGCCTGAGCGCGGGGCCGCAAGCCTTGCTGCAGGCCACGCAGGCTATTACCGAGCTCACCAAAGAGGCTAGCCGGGTGTATACCTACGCCAGCTTGGATGCCGATGAGGATGTGCGGGTGGCCAAAGGCCAGGAGCGCCGGCAGCTTGCGCAGCAGATGTACACCCAGGCTTCTGCAGCCTTTTCCTGGTTTGCCCCGGAATTAATCGCCTTGGGTGAAGACACCATTGCGGACTTTGTGGCCGCCGAGCCGGAGCTGGCCAGCTTCCAGCATACCTTCGATAACACCCTGCGGGAAGCGCCGCATGTGCGCTCCGCCGAGGTGGAAGCGGTACTCGCCGAAGCCGGTTTATTGCAGGCAGCACCGTTCAACATTTACGGGACCCTGGCGAACTCCGATATTCCCTTCCCCACCATCACTTTGGAGTCGGGCGAGGAGGCCCTGATTAACTCTCAGGGCTATGGCCGTAATCGCGCCTCGCAAAGCCGCTCTCAGCGGCAAAAGGTGTTTGAGGCCTACTGGGGCACTTGGGAGAAGTACAAGAGCTCGGTCGGGCAATCACTCAGCGCCCATATTCAAAGCCAGGTCTTTTCGACCCGCCAGCGTAACCATGAGAGCAGCCTGGCACGCAATCTTTTCTCGGATGCCCTGCCGCCGGCGGTGTATCAAACCCTGGTCCAGGTCACCAACGACAACCTGGACACCCTGCATCGCTACCTGGAACTCAAGGGCCGTGTGTTGGGGCTGGATGACCTGAATTACCACGACATCTATGTGGACTTGGTGGAGCCGGTGCGGGAATACAGCATCGAAGACACCATCAGCCTGACCTACGATGCCATGGCGCCCCTGGGGCCGGATTATCAGGCCCGCCTCAAGGCCGCCACCGACCAGCGCTGGATGCATGTGTACCCGCAGCAGGGCAAGCGCTCTGGTGCTTACATGGCCGGGAGTGCTTATGACGTGCACCCCTACATCCTGCTCAACCATCAGGATGACTTCAATTCCGTATCCACTTACGCCCATGAATGGGGACATGGGATTCACCAGGTACTCTCCAACGAATTCCAGCCCTGGCATCTGTCAGATTTCTCCATCTTCACCACCGAAGCTGCAGCTATTGCCAACGAACTGTTGGTACAGGACTACGCCCTGCAGAATGCGCGAACAGACGAAGAGCGGTTGTTCTATTTGGGCTATGCCCTGGAGGCCATTCGCACCACCTTCTTCCGCCAGACCATGTTTAGCGAGTTCGAGGGGGCAATCTACAGTGCGGTGGAGCGGGGTGAGGCCCTGTCGGGGCAGCGCATTACCGACATCTATGCCGATATCGTGCGCCGCTACCATGGCCACGACAAAGGCGTGATGGAAGTGCCGGACCTTTACACCCATGAATGGATGTTCGTGCCGCATTTCTATTTTAACTATTACGTCTTCCAGTACTCCACCTCCATTGCGGCAGCGGCATATTTCGTGGAAGAGATCACCACCAGCGGCGAAGACACCACGGCGCGTGAAACCTACCTGCGCTTCCTGCAGGCGGGTGGTTCGGATTACCCCTACGAGCTCTTTCAACAAGCCGGCCTTGATATGGCCAGCCCGGAGCCCTATCTGGCGCTGATTCGGCGCATGAATGAGCTGATGGATGCCTTCGAAGAGACTCTGGCTAAGGTGGAAACGAAGGGCTAAGGAAGCGCTGAATAGATCCGCGAGCGAAGCAAGGTGGCCCGCCGCCGGAGCACAGAAAACGCAGCATATAAGGCATATGTGAGGCTTTCGAGCACCGCCGGTGGGTCAGATTGCGAGCGCAGCGATTAATTCAGTGCTTCCCTAAGCGGCTCTCATGACCTGAATTAGGGGCTGCTCCTTCGAGCAGTCCCTCAGGGCGGAGTATTCGAGAGGGGTGATTGTGGGTCGCAGTTGATACGGTGCGCCGCCGGCCAAGGTGTAGTGCTCGCCTTGGCAGTCTTAATCGACGGAGGGGTCGTGATTAAGCGAGCCGGCGCGCTGCCATTCTGACGCCCAAGCGCAGGTATCGAATGCGGTCGTCGGCCCCGCGAAGGAACACGGCAAGATTTTGCAAGGCAGGATGCTCTGATTCAGCGCGGAAAACGTTTGGAGAATGAGGGGTGAGAGTGGCGCTGTGCCGATCACCTGGTCTTTGCTGGTGGCCCTTGGCTGCCTACCCTGTTTCCGGAGTTGCTTGGTCGCTGGCTGAAGGTCACCCGACAAGAGGTGGCCTATTTCGGTACACCCAGTGGCAACCATGGCTACGACCATGGGCATTTACCACCGTGGGCGGAATTCGGTGAAGACGTGGTCTACGGTATCCCTGGCAACGAATATCGCGGCTTCAAAATCGCGGAAGATGTGCACGGCCCTGCCTTCGACCCAAGTCATGATGAACGCCAGATCCGGGCGTCCACCATTGATCGTCTTCGCCAGCACCTTGGTCGCCGCTTCCCGGCTTTAGCGGCTGCCCCGCTTCTGGAGTCACGCGTGTGCCAGTACAGCGTGACTCCAGACAACAACTTTCTCATTGACCAGCATCCTGAGGCGCGTAATGTCTTGCTGCTCGGCGGTGGCTCGGGGCATGGCTTCAAGCACGGCCCAGCACTCGGCGAGTACGTTTCTGGTTTGCTCGTGAGCCATACTGCGGCAGACACGCGCTTTGCGCTGGCTCGCTCCCTGACGTGAGAGCGTTGCCATGCCCGCGCTATGGCCTTCGCAAACCTGCCAAAGCGACGATGACAGGCGATCTCATTCGCTGCGCAGCTCCGCCGGCACCGTAAATGGCCGAGTCCCGCAGCGGAAGTAGTAGGGCAGGAAGCCAAGGGGCGCTGCGACGTCCTTGTAGCCAGGGCCTTGATGGACTGTGTCAGTTTCTGGATGACGCCAGCAGCCGTCGGGGAAGTAGACTCGATGTTCTATGACCCCGGGCTCGTAGACCGGCGCCACAAGGACATTCGGTCCAAGCATCCACTGCTGCTCTTGAATGACGGCTTCGGGATCATCCGGGAACATAAGCCACAGCGGCCGCATGATGGGCATGCCTGTCGCAACCCCCTCGGCCCATAACTCCATAATCAGCGGCTGGGCAGCAACATGTCGCTGTACGCTACGCAGGTATTCGCTTACTGCCTCATCGTCGTAGCGCCACGGCATGTGGGTGCCGTTGACTGGCCCACCATGCAGGCGATGGACCGGGGTCAAGGAGGCGTGATGACTCCATCGGATCAGCAGCTCCTTGCTAATCCGCCCCAAAGTGTCGATATAGCCACCGATCTCGCTGACCACCCCATAAGCCCCGCCAATGGATCGATTCAGCATGTCTGGTGCGACCGCACCGAGGCCGGAGGCGCGACTCCAGTCTGCGGTGTTATCGCCGGTCCATGTGGCACTCTCGTGCCGAGCGGAACCCGACGAGCCGAAGCGCACAAAGAACCACGGCTCCCGCTCGGGGTTCAGAGCGACATATTGGTCCAGAAGGTCGCGAGTGGCCTTGTGATAGAGCACGGCGCTGGCGTTGTGCATCTCGATGCCGGTCCGCCCGTCAGCGAACACCATGTCCACAAAGATTTGTTCGCCGAAATCCTGCATCCAACCCTCGAAGCCCAGATCTAATGCTTCGCGAATTCGGCTCTGCCACCAGTCCACGGCGGCGGGGTTGGTGAAGTCAATTACCGCTGCCTGGTTTTGTGCATTGAGTGTGGACCCGATGATGAAGGGGCTGCCGAACAGGTTCATCGCGACAAAGCCGTTATGAACCGCTTCTTCAAAGGCCTGATGATCTTCGTATTCAGCATCGGCATTGTCGACAAAGCCCTTGAAATAACCCAGCGGGCGAATATTGCGGGCCTTGAGGCGAGCGATGGTGTTCTGTAGTTCGTTGCGCTCCTGAAGGCCAATCCACCCTTCAATGGAGAAGGCGGTGATTGGAAGATTCAGCTGCTCAATCTTGTCCAGCGATTCGTTAATCTTTGCCAAGTAACTTTGCGGCGTTTCGGAGTTGATCTGAATGGTTTCCGAAAGCATGGGCCCCAGAGCCCAGCGTGGTGGCAGACGATGCCGGCCGGTCAGCTCGGTGATGCTGGAAATGGCTTTGGGGGCCTCTCCAGGCGCGACGACCAGATCTATGGCTCCGCCTGCGACTTCGACCATCCAGGCATCAGGTCTGTCGCTGGCCATGCGCCAATGCGAGAAGGACGCTTGTTCTAGCCATAAGCCGTAGTTATTGGAGGAGATGAACTGCGACTGAACATAGTAGGCACCCTGCGGGCCTGTCGGAAACTGAAAATTGGGTTCGAACAGTGGCGGTAGTGCGGGGCCGGCGGCTTGCTCGGGGGTTTGCGAGAAGCCTTCG from Oceanococcus sp. HetDA_MAG_MS8 includes:
- a CDS encoding efflux RND transporter permease subunit, which produces MTRVAELVLGQQRLILTIALLLALSGLLAFSTMNRQEDPFFPQRAGLITIPFPGADPERIERLVVRHLEEEIKQVESVSTIRSTTRTNVGLITVELRDAIYDTQSAWEKVRQAMQRASVKFPPEAGTPELDDELISTSTVVLALSGVDDPVLLADAAEFVKNRLLSLPNIQRLELVGDPGEQISIAIDETTAWRVGLSPGALVNQLNSRNQIIPGGTLRVDDTTLILRPESEFRSVDEIRNTPVRLPAGDTVPLGSIARVWRGPEEPALTRFYVNGERAVGIDIVTVPDATNQVAFGAQLRSLVDDIRGWMRDEDPRFAPIQIEEVFFQPDRVAERLQNLSGSLGIAMLIILGVLLSFMGLRLSIVVAVILPLVTAVTIAIYAMAGQVLHQMAVIGLIVALGILIDNAIVVVENIQWRLNQGHSRRQAAADAVRELVGPLGAATGTTLAAFVPMLLSKGGTGDFTRAIPVTIMTALSISYIAAMTVTPVIAARFLRPQRQADDQPQWPERLGRRAGELATGRPGRVFAAGALLVLIAFGMTRWVEAQFFPNADRNQVVVDFTLPEGTALVRTLAVADELQSILQDHPDVQQIYGFVGTTGPRFYYNVPDSSREPSRGRLVVETRGLATNQGVIDQVRNYALAQLPDVEVIAKQLAQGPPINAPIEVRVFHPEPAPLAQATLAVYAELKTVLGVRDARHNLGVGVPSLEFHIDDAIAADYGLSRAEVAQALLGRSTGVRVGAYRAGDEPIPILLRSAAGELFPLDDLAGVNVYSPVAGPIPLAALVRTEVQWQPAAIHHRDGRRMATVSSELAPDTVYTQVLAELEPRLAALDLPAGVELVFGGERETSGEANTALLSTAPLGLVLLLTFLLLQFNSYKRVLIVMLTVPMAAVGVIPGLVFSGSPFGFQPLLGIIALIGIVVNNAIVLIDVVDQQLKSGQSLPDAVQAAIERRTRPILLTTATTIAGLLPLAFSSTTLWPPMAWAIISGLSASAFLTLFMVPAACRLWLRTEVPA
- a CDS encoding efflux RND transporter periplasmic adaptor subunit gives rise to the protein MLSRLLSALTLTAALSACGNEEPPTDTSAPSAERVRISAVEAAPGNTTLRFASTARSGNRGVLAFQVSGQLSQRVAIGTVFEAGTVLAELRNPRLAPARDAARNRLEQIRADRAQAERDLQRVSNLRQQQAATEEELEKTRAGLQTLRAAETAAQAQLAEAEQLLAETQIRATYSGTVSQTLAKEGEFVNPGQPILSISGDTPLLEVEITLPEALALQRRVGETMTVRFPMLNAAREAQVIEVANAAPGPGRLFPLVLSFAAEGLRAGISAEVEVPSATRGEMTVPLRAVVDPGSGQPSVFALEGNKVRRVAVELGDLIGERIVVSGDLNIQDQVVVAGLARLIDGQRVSLLGAEAKP
- a CDS encoding TetR/AcrR family transcriptional regulator — its product is MTSVDTDPDSTRERCLEQAFALLRDGGGEAVSLRAVARGAKLSATAPYRHFPSKEAMLAVLAARGFGLFEEQLRAAVPQGIHLMTMASFVDMGVAYVRFSQEQPEYYRLMFGGLVPDHTQHPELDQAGASAFSVLLQAIEVLQRMEQIRPGNPRQLAAHVWSVCHGFSSLLMARKFSRVEGFGDWEQEFRAHQGLLMQGLAPCRGAE
- a CDS encoding AbrB/MazE/SpoVT family DNA-binding domain-containing protein, yielding MEATTLSSKYQLVIPRAIRERMNLRPGQKFQAVQIGNRIELLPLEAPQSARGFLKGIQTNVPREQDRA
- a CDS encoding type II toxin-antitoxin system VapC family toxin, which codes for MPDRHVVDSSAWLEYLADGPNADYFAPAIEATEQLVVPVVSIYEVYKRVHLQRDESDALRAVALMQQGEVVELDLTLSLDAATLSMTHRMPMADSMILATARRYQAVLWTQDSDFKDIEGVRYRPAMKVKGE
- the pepF gene encoding oligoendopeptidase F, which produces MKKITPISWAWLAPMTLALALGCSEREEPQASVEPATDEVPAADAKEVSVDPRWTWDLTELYPDLETWDRARAAVLEQAEAVAKLEGSLSAGPQALLQATQAITELTKEASRVYTYASLDADEDVRVAKGQERRQLAQQMYTQASAAFSWFAPELIALGEDTIADFVAAEPELASFQHTFDNTLREAPHVRSAEVEAVLAEAGLLQAAPFNIYGTLANSDIPFPTITLESGEEALINSQGYGRNRASQSRSQRQKVFEAYWGTWEKYKSSVGQSLSAHIQSQVFSTRQRNHESSLARNLFSDALPPAVYQTLVQVTNDNLDTLHRYLELKGRVLGLDDLNYHDIYVDLVEPVREYSIEDTISLTYDAMAPLGPDYQARLKAATDQRWMHVYPQQGKRSGAYMAGSAYDVHPYILLNHQDDFNSVSTYAHEWGHGIHQVLSNEFQPWHLSDFSIFTTEAAAIANELLVQDYALQNARTDEERLFYLGYALEAIRTTFFRQTMFSEFEGAIYSAVERGEALSGQRITDIYADIVRRYHGHDKGVMEVPDLYTHEWMFVPHFYFNYYVFQYSTSIAAAAYFVEEITTSGEDTTARETYLRFLQAGGSDYPYELFQQAGLDMASPEPYLALIRRMNELMDAFEETLAKVETKG
- a CDS encoding FAD-dependent oxidoreductase, whose amino-acid sequence is MVFAGGPWLPTLFPELLGRWLKVTRQEVAYFGTPSGNHGYDHGHLPPWAEFGEDVVYGIPGNEYRGFKIAEDVHGPAFDPSHDERQIRASTIDRLRQHLGRRFPALAAAPLLESRVCQYSVTPDNNFLIDQHPEARNVLLLGGGSGHGFKHGPALGEYVSGLLVSHTAADTRFALARSLT
- a CDS encoding glycoside hydrolase family 31 protein; the encoded protein is MKFRVTSLFRRALPLFALAIITGCNAQGGRLSIDDTNTPTQSRNSTKVEIGEDLITLRSSAGRLLIRRAPLGFVVQTAAGDTVLQSTQQSALPFTLRAALPRAPGGIDNPDLPPLYAPITFLVGTATQLQFPISFWTGNMLAAAEMGVEYRLEDVMSVETIDNGVRLMVSSSDPSGRSAAVTVTGHTAGTFRVSVRLAPAGHEVVLTSASFASTPEERFHGFGGRRNALDQRGQDFINWAEGFSQTPEQAAGPALPPLFEPNFQFPTGPQGAYYVQSQFISSNNYGLWLEQASFSHWRMASDRPDAWMVEVAGGAIDLVVAPGEAPKAISSITELTGRHRLPPRWALGPMLSETIQINSETPQSYLAKINESLDKIEQLNLPITAFSIEGWIGLQERNELQNTIARLKARNIRPLGYFKGFVDNADAEYEDHQAFEEAVHNGFVAMNLFGSPFIIGSTLNAQNQAAVIDFTNPAAVDWWQSRIREALDLGFEGWMQDFGEQIFVDMVFADGRTGIEMHNASAVLYHKATRDLLDQYVALNPEREPWFFVRFGSSGSARHESATWTGDNTADWSRASGLGAVAPDMLNRSIGGAYGVVSEIGGYIDTLGRISKELLIRWSHHASLTPVHRLHGGPVNGTHMPWRYDDEAVSEYLRSVQRHVAAQPLIMELWAEGVATGMPIMRPLWLMFPDDPEAVIQEQQWMLGPNVLVAPVYEPGVIEHRVYFPDGCWRHPETDTVHQGPGYKDVAAPLGFLPYYFRCGTRPFTVPAELRSE